In one Leptogranulimonas caecicola genomic region, the following are encoded:
- a CDS encoding DUF4357 domain-containing protein — translation MAKGIIYLMKTVVPGLVKIGKTDNYKERMKELERNGYYNVTGLKRKFAIEVEDYDEKEKLLHALFSKARVAESELFALDVDLAMQLLSSFEGRQIYPENQTKEQVFDTATEAIEERAIVPNGLYWMNRKVKGVGVIKAKLEVKDGVFRVLKGSDCCAKGHGRKTPAILNDVLIENDVLQQDVVVSSLSAAAEVVLGGSVNGWEVWRTEQGVVLKKVRDNN, via the coding sequence ATGGCCAAAGGTATTATTTATCTAATGAAAACCGTAGTCCCGGGGCTCGTGAAAATTGGTAAAACAGATAATTATAAAGAGCGCATGAAAGAACTTGAACGGAATGGTTATTACAACGTGACAGGTCTTAAGCGCAAATTTGCAATCGAAGTAGAAGACTACGATGAAAAAGAGAAGCTACTCCATGCGTTGTTCTCAAAGGCTCGTGTAGCTGAAAGTGAGCTATTTGCATTGGATGTAGATCTGGCAATGCAGCTGCTGTCTTCCTTTGAAGGTAGGCAAATTTATCCTGAGAATCAAACAAAGGAACAGGTTTTTGATACTGCTACCGAAGCCATCGAAGAACGAGCGATAGTACCCAATGGCTTGTATTGGATGAATCGAAAGGTGAAAGGTGTTGGCGTCATTAAGGCCAAGCTGGAAGTAAAAGATGGAGTATTTCGCGTACTAAAAGGGAGTGACTGCTGCGCCAAGGGACATGGCAGAAAGACTCCTGCTATCCTCAATGATGTGCTTATAGAAAATGATGTTCTACAGCAAGACGTAGTGGTTTCTTCGCTCTCTGCTGCTGCAGAAGTAGTCCTTGGTGGGTCTGTCAACGGGTGGGAAGTGTGGAGGACAGAGCAGGGTGTTGTGCTTAAAAAAGTGAGAGACAATAATTAA
- a CDS encoding thiamine diphosphokinase, which translates to MSAAPVKHEALVVLVAGSPEPTDLAHVAQLCSQARYVIAADKGYSWCRRAQVVPQLYVGDSDSVEPEDLAALESSGVARVDLSWHKDMTDLEVAFEQGEAWAVQKGASPHFVVLCALGGRLDHELAVLGTCRRYSRWAIDLIGATQKVQLVAPGAREEVRVGEPGEVLSVVPLADNTSISEEGFEWLLDHHVMDALSDRGISNIVRASAGAVVRCHGGCAAVIQSLRER; encoded by the coding sequence ATGAGCGCTGCGCCCGTTAAGCATGAAGCCCTCGTTGTCCTGGTAGCGGGCTCGCCGGAGCCCACGGATTTGGCGCATGTGGCCCAGCTTTGCAGCCAGGCTCGCTACGTCATCGCTGCCGATAAAGGCTACTCCTGGTGTCGTCGCGCACAGGTGGTGCCCCAGCTTTATGTGGGGGATAGCGACTCGGTGGAGCCAGAAGATCTGGCTGCCTTGGAATCCAGCGGAGTAGCCCGGGTGGACCTCTCCTGGCACAAGGACATGACAGACTTGGAAGTGGCCTTTGAGCAAGGGGAGGCCTGGGCTGTCCAGAAGGGCGCGTCCCCGCATTTTGTAGTGCTCTGCGCGTTGGGTGGCCGGCTGGACCATGAATTGGCGGTCTTGGGAACCTGTAGGCGTTATAGCCGCTGGGCTATCGATCTTATAGGAGCCACCCAAAAGGTGCAGCTTGTCGCGCCGGGGGCTCGCGAAGAAGTGAGGGTGGGGGAGCCGGGAGAGGTGCTCTCTGTGGTGCCTCTTGCAGACAACACCTCCATCTCTGAGGAGGGCTTCGAGTGGCTGCTGGACCACCACGTCATGGATGCCCTGAGCGATCGGGGGATTTCCAATATCGTGCGAGCTTCTGCAGGTGCCGTGGTGAGGTGCCACGGAGGCTGCGCGGCCGTCATTCAAAGCCTGCGGGAGCGCTAA
- a CDS encoding type ISP restriction/modification enzyme, producing MGESQENLTVNEVFERIVTQSLNKREQGTAWERAVKFYFENDPTYQDKFSHVWMWEDAPTNPGRQDTGIDLVAQDATTGEYWAIQAKCYTSKTLSEGDVSTFFMNATEDTYAYRVLVDTAPKLTRNLEEFICTHESVYRIGLDVIKKSNLPWQDFWTHGMHLTCEEVQGARKRLIFDPLPHQRKAINAVKAELQEADRTTLVMACGTGKTLTALRFSEEFVPGGTVLFLAPSISLVAQSMRDWAQQVRGKLRVWVVCSDPKASKLGKDKQDETEALESYGSLSQVPYPATTNPKLLEGQFAPDPDALNVIFSTYQSIDVIHRAQELGLPVFDLIICDEAHRTTGRMHGESGREDETSFVRVHDNQWIAAVKRLYMTATPRVYETRDETLPGTKKVSDGLIASMNNPEVYGRICHRLSFGAAVDQGLLTDYKLVVMQIDQSMLPQSILLYAMSNANEIDVPDAARFLGVWKALFDRTHAGGVMDLEGADSGQDDAQRVLHHAIAFAANISASKLLSNEFQHVVDAYLQGTEPALALPADARHVRIDVKHVDGTMTAPQRAELLDWLAEKDDEDTCHVLSNARCLAEGIDVPDLDAVIYLSKRRSKVDIIQSVGRVMRTSPGKKYGYIIIPIFVPEGTDPGTALSSSREYGRIWDVVSALRSHDERLNAKINSASLGDSEPLKKVVEFEVLDSSRLNKAKNIPHRTHPIGEDAHDEDREPSGSHDQGDSGQSQLILGDNDESLQKMARAIRAQIVRKCGTKIYWSEWSSDVGAVTRARAEQIRSLVAAPGRAADAFGEFLTGLRDTLNPDYEADHAVDVLAQHEVTRPIFDALFNQDQVREGNPIVAGIERALAALYDAGLESSLDSPELTDLYSQVRVIASQVQSDTAKQNLIKELYNDFFAAAFKDTADELGIVYTPVEVVDAQLHMVQRALQREFGESLGDRGVHILDGFAGTGTYLSRLIEDPTLIPDDDLPYKYDHDLHSNEIVPLAATIMDINIEQSYHARMGGAYRPFLGALLCDTFQLGEEDNVIDRRTFLENSDRIEEQVATDITVIVGNPPYRAGDKGNTGNQNAKYRTLDGRIESTYAARTTATLKNSLYDHYIRAFRWASDRIGDSGIVCFVSNGGWLKGDAAAGVRRCFCEEFNSIYVYNLRGNQRTQGEESRREGGKIFDSGSRATVAITLLAKNPASNERGVIRYCDIGDYLSRQEKLDILKDAVDADPEWTVLTPDRHGDWLDQRDDSWYEFAPMGLTKQKTPLGIFNLWSQAVLTARDAWAFSFDRGEVVGNMERLIATFNEETRRFQEAGRPGDVKRFVTDDGARIKWTRELYSSASLGRFGTFDESHLYPSLYRPFCKQWLYMDSQFNNCVYLQPRLFPSPEVENLEICMVGPSAGREFSCLLTNINPDHHMQSTAQCFPLYWYDEPSSDGLLGNAEPVRHDTITDEALAVFHEAYGDSSITKEDVFFYVYGVLHSREYRTRFANNLKKELPRIPLAADFRAFEEAGRKLGELHVNYESVEPWPVEEVGSSENPGRTEKMAWGKVRDKETGKLVKDFTVLKVSDSLTLRGIPERAQEYVVNGKSALGWLVDRYKVTTDKKSGIVNDPNLYAPDNPRYIVDLVESVITVSLETLDIVDSLPPLNELPHPANWPTAWSMDVK from the coding sequence GTGGGAGAGAGCCAAGAAAATCTCACGGTCAATGAGGTGTTCGAGCGCATTGTTACCCAGTCCCTCAACAAAAGGGAGCAGGGTACTGCCTGGGAGCGGGCAGTTAAGTTCTACTTCGAAAACGACCCGACTTACCAGGACAAATTCTCCCATGTGTGGATGTGGGAGGATGCTCCGACCAATCCAGGCAGGCAAGACACAGGCATCGATCTTGTAGCCCAGGATGCGACTACTGGTGAGTACTGGGCAATTCAGGCCAAGTGCTACACCTCCAAAACCCTTTCAGAAGGCGATGTGTCGACGTTCTTCATGAACGCCACTGAGGATACCTATGCCTACAGGGTCCTGGTTGACACCGCCCCAAAGCTCACTAGGAACCTCGAAGAGTTCATCTGCACTCATGAGTCTGTTTATCGAATTGGCTTGGATGTCATCAAGAAGTCCAACTTGCCTTGGCAGGATTTTTGGACTCATGGAATGCACCTTACCTGCGAGGAAGTGCAGGGGGCGCGTAAGCGACTGATTTTTGATCCACTTCCTCACCAGCGTAAAGCTATTAATGCTGTAAAGGCAGAGCTTCAAGAAGCTGACCGCACAACCCTTGTCATGGCCTGCGGCACCGGTAAAACGCTCACCGCTTTGCGTTTCTCTGAGGAGTTCGTCCCCGGCGGCACGGTGCTCTTCCTTGCTCCGTCCATCAGCTTGGTGGCTCAATCCATGCGTGATTGGGCTCAGCAGGTGAGAGGCAAGCTGCGCGTTTGGGTGGTGTGCTCAGATCCTAAGGCATCCAAGCTTGGCAAGGATAAGCAAGACGAGACTGAGGCTCTCGAGTCTTATGGATCTCTCTCTCAGGTTCCTTATCCTGCGACCACTAACCCAAAGCTTCTAGAAGGGCAATTTGCTCCTGACCCCGACGCGCTCAATGTCATTTTCTCCACCTATCAATCCATCGATGTCATCCATCGAGCCCAGGAACTCGGACTTCCTGTCTTTGACCTGATCATCTGTGACGAGGCTCATCGCACCACTGGCCGCATGCATGGCGAGAGCGGCAGGGAAGACGAGACCTCCTTTGTGCGCGTTCACGATAACCAATGGATAGCTGCAGTCAAGCGCCTCTATATGACGGCTACTCCGCGTGTCTATGAGACGCGTGACGAGACGCTGCCTGGCACAAAGAAAGTTTCTGACGGCCTCATTGCTTCCATGAATAACCCCGAGGTTTATGGCCGCATCTGTCATCGCCTCTCCTTTGGAGCGGCTGTCGATCAAGGGCTGCTCACTGACTACAAGCTCGTGGTTATGCAAATCGACCAGTCGATGCTGCCTCAGTCGATCTTGCTCTATGCGATGAGCAACGCCAATGAGATCGACGTGCCCGATGCTGCTCGATTCCTGGGTGTGTGGAAAGCGCTGTTTGACCGCACTCACGCTGGCGGCGTCATGGATCTGGAGGGCGCAGACAGCGGCCAGGATGATGCTCAGCGCGTACTGCATCATGCCATCGCGTTTGCCGCTAATATCTCGGCTTCCAAACTGCTCTCCAACGAGTTCCAGCACGTTGTTGACGCTTATCTCCAAGGCACGGAGCCAGCTCTGGCGCTTCCGGCTGATGCCAGACATGTACGCATTGATGTGAAGCACGTCGACGGCACTATGACTGCTCCTCAGCGGGCCGAGCTTTTGGATTGGCTTGCCGAGAAGGACGACGAAGACACTTGCCATGTCCTCTCCAATGCCCGCTGTCTTGCAGAAGGCATCGACGTTCCAGATCTCGATGCCGTCATCTACCTCTCTAAACGCCGCAGCAAGGTCGACATCATCCAGTCTGTGGGCCGTGTCATGCGTACTTCTCCCGGTAAGAAGTACGGCTACATCATCATTCCAATATTTGTGCCGGAGGGCACCGATCCGGGCACCGCGCTTTCTTCCAGCCGTGAGTATGGGCGTATCTGGGACGTGGTCTCAGCCCTTCGCTCCCATGACGAGCGCCTGAATGCCAAGATCAACTCCGCCTCCCTCGGTGATTCTGAGCCGTTAAAGAAGGTAGTTGAGTTCGAGGTCCTAGATTCCTCACGTCTCAACAAGGCCAAGAATATCCCTCATCGCACTCATCCTATTGGCGAGGATGCCCATGATGAGGACCGCGAGCCAAGCGGAAGCCATGATCAGGGCGACTCTGGACAGTCCCAGCTCATCCTTGGCGACAACGACGAGTCTCTTCAAAAGATGGCTCGTGCCATCCGCGCTCAGATTGTTCGCAAGTGCGGTACCAAGATCTATTGGAGCGAGTGGAGCAGCGACGTCGGGGCCGTCACCCGGGCCCGGGCCGAACAGATCCGCTCCCTCGTGGCCGCGCCCGGCCGGGCCGCGGACGCCTTCGGCGAGTTCCTTACCGGCCTCCGCGACACCCTGAACCCCGACTACGAGGCGGACCACGCTGTCGACGTGCTGGCCCAGCACGAGGTGACGCGCCCTATCTTCGACGCCCTGTTCAACCAGGACCAGGTGCGCGAGGGCAACCCCATCGTGGCGGGCATCGAGCGTGCCCTGGCGGCCCTCTACGACGCGGGCCTCGAGTCGTCGCTGGACAGCCCCGAGCTCACAGACCTCTACTCCCAGGTGCGCGTCATCGCCTCCCAGGTGCAGAGCGACACGGCCAAGCAGAACCTCATCAAGGAGCTCTACAACGACTTCTTCGCCGCGGCGTTCAAGGACACCGCCGACGAGCTGGGTATCGTCTACACGCCCGTGGAGGTGGTGGACGCCCAGCTCCACATGGTCCAGAGGGCTCTGCAGCGGGAATTCGGCGAGAGTCTCGGGGACCGCGGTGTGCATATCCTTGACGGTTTTGCAGGCACCGGCACCTACTTGAGCCGACTCATCGAGGACCCCACGCTCATCCCCGACGATGACCTGCCCTACAAGTACGACCACGACCTGCACTCCAACGAGATCGTGCCCCTGGCCGCCACCATCATGGACATCAACATCGAGCAGTCCTACCACGCGCGCATGGGCGGCGCCTACCGGCCGTTCCTCGGGGCGCTCCTCTGCGACACGTTCCAGCTGGGCGAGGAGGACAACGTCATTGACCGGCGCACGTTTTTGGAGAACAGCGACCGCATAGAGGAGCAGGTGGCCACCGACATCACGGTGATCGTGGGCAACCCGCCGTACCGGGCGGGCGACAAGGGCAACACCGGCAACCAGAACGCGAAGTACAGGACGTTGGACGGGCGCATCGAGTCCACCTATGCGGCGAGGACGACGGCGACGTTGAAGAACTCGCTCTACGACCACTACATCCGCGCCTTCCGCTGGGCGAGCGACCGCATCGGCGACTCGGGTATCGTCTGCTTCGTCTCCAACGGCGGCTGGCTCAAGGGCGATGCCGCCGCGGGCGTGCGCAGGTGCTTCTGCGAGGAGTTCAACTCCATCTACGTGTACAACCTGCGGGGCAACCAGCGCACCCAGGGCGAGGAGTCGCGTCGTGAGGGCGGCAAGATCTTCGACTCCGGCTCCCGCGCGACCGTCGCCATCACGCTCCTGGCCAAGAACCCTGCGTCGAATGAGCGTGGCGTCATCCGCTACTGCGACATCGGTGACTACCTCTCCCGTCAGGAGAAGCTCGACATCCTCAAGGACGCCGTCGACGCCGACCCGGAGTGGACCGTCCTGACCCCCGACCGCCACGGCGACTGGCTCGACCAGCGCGACGACTCTTGGTACGAGTTCGCCCCCATGGGTTTAACGAAACAGAAAACACCCCTCGGCATCTTTAATCTTTGGTCTCAGGCCGTACTTACTGCTCGTGATGCGTGGGCGTTTTCATTTGACAGGGGCGAGGTTGTCGGCAATATGGAGCGCCTCATCGCCACGTTCAACGAGGAGACGAGGAGGTTCCAGGAGGCCGGCAGGCCTGGTGACGTCAAGCGGTTCGTGACGGACGACGGGGCGAGGATCAAGTGGACTCGCGAGCTTTATTCAAGTGCCTCCCTGGGAAGATTCGGGACATTTGATGAGTCCCATTTGTATCCATCGCTTTATCGCCCGTTCTGCAAGCAATGGCTCTACATGGACTCGCAGTTCAACAACTGCGTCTACCTGCAGCCCAGGCTCTTCCCGAGCCCGGAGGTCGAGAACCTCGAGATTTGCATGGTCGGTCCATCTGCCGGTCGCGAGTTCTCTTGTTTGCTTACGAACATCAATCCGGACCATCACATGCAGAGTACTGCCCAGTGCTTCCCCCTCTACTGGTACGACGAGCCGTCGAGCGACGGGCTTCTCGGCAACGCCGAGCCCGTCCGTCACGACACCATCACCGACGAGGCCCTCGCGGTGTTCCACGAGGCCTACGGCGATTCCTCCATCACCAAGGAGGATGTCTTCTTCTATGTCTACGGCGTCCTCCACTCGCGCGAGTACCGCACGCGCTTTGCCAACAACCTCAAGAAGGAGCTGCCTCGCATCCCGCTGGCGGCGGACTTCCGCGCGTTCGAGGAGGCCGGCCGCAAGCTCGGCGAGCTTCATGTGAACTACGAGTCGGTGGAGCCCTGGCCCGTGGAGGAGGTCGGCAGCTCGGAGAACCCCGGGCGGACCGAGAAGATGGCCTGGGGCAAGGTGCGCGACAAGGAGACCGGCAAGCTCGTCAAGGACTTCACCGTCCTCAAGGTGTCCGACAGCCTCACCCTGCGCGGCATCCCCGAGCGTGCCCAGGAGTACGTGGTCAACGGCAAGAGCGCCCTCGGCTGGCTCGTGGACCGCTACAAGGTGACCACGGACAAGAAGAGCGGCATCGTCAATGACCCCAACCTCTACGCGCCGGACAACCCGCGCTACATCGTGGACCTCGTGGAATCGGTCATCACGGTGTCCTTGGAGACGCTGGACATCGTTGACTCCCTGCCGCCCCTGAACGAGCTGCCGCACCCCGCCAACTGGCCGACGGCCTGGAGTATGGACGTAAAGTAA
- a CDS encoding FmdB family zinc ribbon protein, with protein sequence MARYDYRCPKCGLIFEVEHPMGEKPEILCPADGEVCEHVFEPSAIAFTGSGFYNTDQRDSSTKSASHCDSCSGGDCSHCAS encoded by the coding sequence ATGGCACGTTACGACTACCGCTGCCCCAAATGCGGCCTCATCTTCGAGGTAGAGCACCCTATGGGAGAAAAGCCGGAGATCCTGTGCCCTGCCGACGGCGAGGTGTGCGAGCACGTCTTCGAGCCCAGCGCCATCGCCTTTACCGGCAGCGGCTTTTACAACACCGACCAGCGAGACTCCTCTACCAAGAGCGCCAGCCATTGCGACAGCTGCTCCGGCGGCGACTGCTCCCACTGCGCCAGCTAA
- a CDS encoding VOC family protein — translation MDTQKTPQELFGLRLAHVGINAADEVEAAAIAQLFSCLMGLETRETPVSLFSDTMVEIMKQPGRGERGHIGFHVDDIPAAEKWFAARGFAIDESSRRLLPSGETQLVYFEQPIGGFAIHLTCD, via the coding sequence ATGGATACGCAAAAGACACCCCAGGAGCTCTTTGGCCTGAGGCTCGCCCACGTGGGCATCAATGCTGCCGATGAGGTGGAAGCAGCCGCGATCGCCCAGCTCTTCTCCTGCCTCATGGGCCTGGAGACCCGTGAGACGCCGGTGTCGCTCTTTAGCGACACCATGGTGGAGATCATGAAGCAGCCGGGCCGCGGCGAGCGCGGCCACATCGGCTTTCATGTGGACGATATTCCCGCGGCAGAAAAGTGGTTTGCTGCCCGCGGCTTTGCCATCGACGAATCCAGCCGCCGCCTTCTGCCTTCAGGCGAGACCCAGCTGGTCTACTTTGAGCAGCCTATCGGCGGCTTTGCCATCCATCTCACCTGTGACTAG
- a CDS encoding RsmB/NOP family class I SAM-dependent RNA methyltransferase, producing the protein MASCAPARKVALTVVSRARRRDAYARELLRVAPEMTRLSLKSRGLASRLVLGTCACVGQLDDVLDRYVAKPKGLQPRVRDALRLACFELLHLDTATQVAVSQGVELVRDVAPRAAGLANAVLRRVAAEERPRVRAAKDAVEACVANGEVISDELLAAASGMPEWLAATIKASWGDVRAAQVALSQLEPAPVWVATNTGVTTPEAAFAKLQEAQTAPVPIALPGSFLLEKPAALNGSGLIGSVNVVVSDLGSQMVSRIGAPQPGSSLLEVGQGRATKTLLLENAAASLGGAASIVAVDVSESKVRLATERVSHGWEASVLSLAYDATKLADYALPPELDRTFDTVFCDVPCSGTGTMRRHPEIPWTLKQENLGPTGLPQLQWSILCAAAHRVKAGGTLIYATCSICTQEDQAVLDAFLNTPLGSQFEVANVCDAPGVAGAPEPFQELVASHTTPEGYFCSMPALLGPDGHFAARLIRRS; encoded by the coding sequence ATGGCCTCCTGCGCTCCTGCGAGAAAAGTGGCGTTGACGGTGGTGTCCAGGGCGAGGCGACGGGATGCCTACGCTCGCGAGCTGCTGCGCGTGGCGCCGGAGATGACTCGGCTTTCGCTTAAGTCGCGGGGGCTTGCGTCTCGGTTGGTGCTGGGCACCTGCGCCTGCGTGGGGCAGCTGGACGATGTGCTGGACCGTTATGTGGCAAAGCCCAAGGGGCTGCAGCCTCGGGTGCGGGATGCGTTGCGGCTGGCCTGCTTTGAGCTGCTGCATCTGGATACTGCCACGCAGGTGGCGGTGTCTCAGGGCGTGGAGCTGGTGCGCGACGTGGCGCCTCGGGCAGCGGGGCTGGCCAATGCGGTGCTTCGCCGTGTGGCGGCAGAGGAGCGGCCGCGGGTGCGCGCCGCGAAGGACGCAGTGGAAGCCTGCGTGGCCAATGGGGAAGTCATAAGCGACGAGCTGTTGGCGGCGGCTTCGGGCATGCCGGAGTGGCTGGCCGCCACCATCAAGGCGTCTTGGGGAGACGTGAGAGCGGCTCAGGTGGCCTTGTCCCAGTTGGAGCCTGCTCCGGTGTGGGTGGCCACCAACACGGGAGTCACTACGCCTGAGGCAGCCTTCGCCAAGCTCCAAGAGGCGCAAACGGCGCCGGTGCCCATTGCGCTGCCAGGATCGTTCTTGCTGGAGAAGCCCGCGGCGCTCAATGGCAGCGGGCTTATTGGCAGCGTGAATGTGGTGGTGAGCGATCTGGGCTCGCAAATGGTGAGCCGCATTGGCGCTCCGCAGCCGGGGTCCAGCCTGCTTGAGGTGGGCCAAGGCCGCGCCACCAAAACGCTGCTGTTGGAAAATGCGGCGGCTTCGCTGGGCGGCGCTGCCTCTATCGTGGCGGTAGATGTATCAGAGTCTAAAGTGCGTCTGGCTACCGAGCGTGTGAGCCACGGCTGGGAAGCATCGGTGCTCTCGCTTGCCTACGACGCCACTAAACTGGCAGACTATGCGTTGCCTCCGGAGCTAGATCGCACTTTTGATACGGTGTTTTGCGATGTGCCTTGCTCGGGCACGGGCACCATGCGCAGGCATCCAGAGATACCCTGGACGCTCAAGCAAGAAAACTTGGGACCAACAGGGCTGCCTCAACTCCAATGGTCCATCCTCTGTGCAGCTGCCCATCGCGTGAAGGCAGGAGGCACGCTCATCTACGCCACCTGCTCCATCTGCACTCAGGAAGACCAGGCGGTGCTGGACGCCTTTTTGAATACGCCGCTCGGCAGCCAGTTCGAGGTGGCCAATGTGTGCGATGCTCCCGGTGTGGCAGGGGCGCCCGAGCCCTTCCAAGAGCTGGTGGCCTCCCACACCACCCCTGAGGGTTACTTCTGCAGCATGCCGGCGCTTTTGGGGCCAGACGGCCACTTTGCCGCCAGGCTCATTCGGCGCTCCTAG
- a CDS encoding HAD family hydrolase, whose protein sequence is MDIQGMIFDMDGTLLDSMGMWRTIFPDYFSRYVSPEQAEAHMAEAETMNMDTSLALFVKTYSVPATVQELKRGLIARAKEGYAAQKLLPGAKDFLDQVASAHIPMAIASCTELELLDYALDCFGLTGYFDAVFSASMGYPSKSSPDIYLAAAEALGTDPGVTLVAEDALVAAASAKGAGFETLGLHWPSSRFSPQDMGEVCDVVLTCGWPGVTFDALRSLS, encoded by the coding sequence ATGGACATTCAAGGAATGATATTTGACATGGACGGCACCTTGTTGGACTCCATGGGCATGTGGCGCACCATCTTTCCTGACTATTTCTCTCGCTATGTCTCCCCAGAGCAGGCAGAGGCCCATATGGCAGAGGCTGAGACCATGAACATGGACACCTCCCTGGCACTCTTTGTAAAGACCTACTCTGTTCCCGCCACGGTGCAAGAGCTCAAGCGTGGGCTCATCGCCCGAGCTAAAGAAGGCTATGCCGCTCAGAAGCTCTTGCCGGGCGCCAAAGACTTCTTGGATCAGGTGGCTTCCGCGCACATCCCCATGGCCATCGCATCATGCACAGAGCTTGAGCTGCTGGACTATGCTCTGGACTGCTTTGGGCTCACCGGTTACTTTGATGCGGTTTTCTCGGCATCTATGGGCTACCCCTCCAAGAGCTCGCCCGACATCTATCTGGCCGCCGCAGAGGCCCTAGGCACAGATCCCGGCGTCACGCTGGTGGCAGAGGATGCCCTGGTGGCTGCCGCCTCTGCCAAGGGCGCGGGCTTCGAGACGCTAGGGCTCCACTGGCCGTCCAGCCGCTTTAGCCCCCAGGACATGGGCGAGGTCTGCGACGTGGTGCTCACCTGCGGCTGGCCGGGAGTCACTTTCGACGCCCTGCGCTCCCTCTCATGA
- the fmt gene encoding methionyl-tRNA formyltransferase, with protein sequence MRVLFMGTPNFAVPSLEALDKNFKVVAAVTRPDAVRGRGKKLVPSPVKVAAQERNIPVIEASRITPEVLQQLKDLAPDVICVAAYGALLPDSVMEIAPTVNVHGSLLPRWRGAAPIQRAILAGDERAGVSIMQVVHELDAGDYSLTGSVEIADKPAPILMDELAQLGADLLVDALNAMEAGTLEWQAQDESLVTYAQKIAKQEMALDPALTAADNARKVQASMDAAPSRAVVAGKALRVMRARVSRQPEAVEPGRVALVHKALLLGCSDGALELLEVKPDGKREMDAAAWARGLHDVKNATWEKI encoded by the coding sequence ATGCGCGTGCTTTTCATGGGTACTCCCAATTTTGCGGTGCCCTCGCTAGAGGCCTTGGACAAAAACTTCAAAGTGGTCGCGGCGGTCACTCGACCCGATGCCGTGCGAGGCCGCGGTAAAAAGCTGGTGCCTTCTCCTGTCAAAGTGGCAGCTCAGGAGCGCAACATTCCGGTGATCGAGGCTTCGCGCATCACGCCGGAGGTGCTCCAGCAGCTCAAAGATCTCGCCCCCGACGTCATTTGTGTGGCCGCCTACGGCGCGCTTCTGCCCGACAGTGTTATGGAGATCGCCCCCACAGTGAACGTCCATGGGTCGCTGCTGCCTCGCTGGCGAGGCGCCGCTCCCATCCAGCGAGCCATTCTGGCAGGCGACGAGCGCGCGGGCGTCTCCATCATGCAGGTGGTCCATGAGCTGGATGCTGGAGACTACAGCCTTACCGGTTCAGTGGAAATTGCCGATAAACCCGCCCCCATCCTTATGGACGAGCTGGCACAGTTGGGCGCAGACCTGCTGGTGGATGCCCTTAACGCCATGGAAGCCGGAACACTTGAGTGGCAGGCTCAGGATGAGTCGTTGGTGACCTACGCCCAAAAGATCGCCAAGCAGGAGATGGCGCTGGACCCAGCGCTCACTGCCGCAGACAATGCGCGCAAGGTGCAGGCATCCATGGATGCGGCGCCTTCTCGCGCGGTGGTGGCCGGCAAAGCCTTGCGGGTCATGAGGGCACGGGTTTCTCGGCAGCCAGAGGCTGTGGAGCCTGGCCGCGTAGCTCTGGTGCATAAAGCACTGCTCTTGGGTTGCAGTGATGGGGCGCTGGAGCTCCTTGAGGTGAAGCCCGACGGCAAGCGCGAGATGGACGCGGCTGCCTGGGCGCGTGGCTTGCATGATGTGAAGAATGCTACCTGGGAGAAGATCTAG
- the def gene encoding peptide deformylase, with protein MSAKDSMLDEIVLMGDPVLKSETAPIETIDDEIKELANHMLDVMYAAEGCGLAAPQIGKSVSMVVIDCDWGDGTAKNPYVLINPQIIEADGEPMMGSEGCLSFPGISVDVERPSHVVVHAQNLDGDTMRYEAEGSLMARCLQHEIDHLHGVTMLDHLGPMARMKAKGQVEAAIKEGVRPGETD; from the coding sequence ATGTCTGCAAAAGATTCTATGCTTGATGAGATTGTGCTGATGGGCGATCCTGTGCTCAAGAGCGAGACGGCGCCCATTGAGACCATCGATGACGAGATCAAAGAGCTGGCCAACCATATGCTTGACGTCATGTATGCGGCAGAAGGCTGCGGGTTGGCGGCGCCACAAATTGGCAAGTCGGTGTCCATGGTGGTCATCGATTGCGATTGGGGCGATGGCACGGCCAAGAATCCCTACGTGCTTATCAACCCCCAAATCATCGAGGCCGACGGCGAGCCTATGATGGGCTCGGAGGGGTGCCTGTCGTTCCCGGGCATCTCGGTGGATGTGGAGCGTCCCAGCCACGTGGTGGTCCATGCACAGAACCTCGACGGCGATACCATGCGCTACGAGGCCGAGGGCTCGCTCATGGCCCGCTGCCTGCAGCACGAGATCGATCACCTGCACGGCGTCACCATGCTGGACCATCTGGGCCCCATGGCCCGCATGAAGGCAAAAGGCCAGGTAGAAGCTGCTATCAAAGAGGGCGTGCGCCCCGGCGAGACCGACTAG